The DNA segment GACGCTGTCCGGACGTTCCTGCTCGCACGCGAGTTCCAGGAGAATCTCCTGCATCTCGAAGAGCGGATCCGCAGCCTCATGGAGACCTGCGAGGGTGAGAGCGAGGAGGGAGGCTGCCGGAACGGTTCGGCCGGAGACGCGACCGACGGTACGGCGGGCACCTGAGCACGGAAGTCCCGTCAGGTATCGTCCTTCACCGGAAGTGACTCTTTTCGCACCTGCACCGGCCGTTTCGGCGCGGGTTCGGAGATTTCGTCCGCTTCCCGGCCCGGCCCGGTCAGCAGGACTTCGATCTCCGTGCCTTCGCAGATGCCGCTGGTGCCTCTCGGGACGTGCAGGTAGGCGTTTGCACGCACCATCGCCATCTGCGTGCCCCCTCCTCTCGGCAGGGGGGTCGCGGCGTAGCGATCGCCTGCTCGCGAGACGGCGAGGAGGACGAACTCGTCGTAGCCGGGATCCGACGTGACCATCCTGTCGAGCCGGGCGCGGAGACGCTCCGCCGGTGGGGGATGAAATCCCCATGCCACGAGCAGGGGGAGGGCGAGTTCCCGTACGGCTGTTTGGGCGGCGATCGGGTAACCCGGGAGCCCGATGGCTGGTTTGCCGTCGATCCGCCCGATGATCGCCGGTTCACCCGGTTTCATCGCGATGCCGTGGACGAGTACCTCGCCGAGGTCGCCGATGACGCCGGCGGTGAAGTCCCGGGTGCCTGCCGATGAGCCGGCGGAGATCAGGAGCAGGTCGTTGTCGCGGATACCCTTCTCGACGGCTTCCCGGAGTAATGCGGGGTCGTCGCGGACGATACCATAGCGGGTGCAGGTGGAGCCTGCCTCGCCGAGCAGTGCCGCGGCCGCGGCGGTGTTGCTCTCGACGGCACCTCCCGGCCCCGGGAGTTCGCCCGCCAAAACCAGTTCGCTCCCCGTCGGGATGAGTCCTACCCGGACCTCCCGCACGTCGATCGCGGCGATCCCGTAGGAGAGGAGCGCCCCGATATCGCAGGGGCGTATCCGGTGCCCTGCCGGGAGGATCTGGTCGCCCTGCCGGATCTCGGTCCCTCTCGGGTGGAGGTGCTCGCCGGGGATCACGGCCTTCCGGGTGCTCCAGGCGCCGTCTCTTCCGGCGACGTCCTCGATCATGACGACCGCATCGTAACCCGCGGGGATCGCGTTTCCCGTGTTCACCCTCTGAGGGTTTTCGAGCCCGACCGGGTTTGCTGCGCTCGCCCCGGCGGTCTCGCGGCTCTCGACGGCGAAACCATCTCTGGCGGCGATATCCGCTTCCGGAACGGTCAGCAACGAATAGACGGGTTTCGCCGTCATCCGTCCGGCCGTATCGGCAACCGGGAGGGTGACGGTCCGGCCGGGGGTCGGGAAGGCCGAGCGCATCACCTCCCGGACTTCTGCAAGCGGTTTTGACGCGAGGCGTTGCCTCACCATGGCGTTATGCCCATATCATCGCCTGTTCCCGGCGAACCCGGTCGCTCTCGCAGAAAAAAGTTAGGTTCGGGTGTAGAGGTTCGCATACACCGTCTTGCCTTTGGAGACCGGGTGGCGTTCGCCGAGGTCGCCGATGTAGTGGACGAAGGTGGCCGTCTCGCCGTCGACCTCCTGCTCCACCTCGCCGACCATCGAAAATCCCGGGAGCGGGTTCTCGATCGTCCCGTAGACATAGATGTCGCCTTTCACCATCTGCCCGCCGACACGGCCTTTGGCGTTGCCCTTGATGATGACGGTGCCGCCTTCGCCGTGGGTGGAGACATGGATGTCCGCATCGCCGCCGATGACGATCGTCCCGCCGTTGATGAATGTGGCGGTATCGTTCGCGACACTCCCGGCGACCCGGATCAGCCCGCCCTGCATGCCGCGCCACTCGCCGCGGGGGGATGAGCCCAGGTGGCTCTTGGCGTTTCCGTCGACGATCAGTTCGCCGCCTTCCATCCCGATGCCGCAGAACGAGTCGACGTCCCCTTTGACGTGGATCTTCCCGCCCTTCATCCAGCCGCCGATGTACATATCGGCGTTGCCTTCGATGACGATCTCGCCGGCGGTCATCTGCTGCCCGATCCTTTTGACGCGGGTGCAGTCTCCCCGGAGAACGATCTTCGTCTCTTCAGCCGTCGCTGCACCGTCGCCTTCAACGGTGAAGTACTTCCCGAGCGGGCTCTTCTGTTTGCCTTCCCAGACATCGAGGGCAGTTATCTCGGCGGCCTTCCTGCCTGCGAAGTTGTCCGGCGTGATGTTCTGTCCCTCGATATAGAGTTCGGGGGAGTTGGTCAGGGTGAGGGTAACTGTCTTCATGCTTCTCATCACCTCATTGTGTCGTATCGACCTCGATCACCCGCGGGTTATGGAGGTGTTCCTCGAAGAGCGAGTAGTTGTCGAGTTTCACGCTGTAGTGCCGGAGGAAGTGCTCGTAGATGTCTCTCTGCACCTGCGCGTTCTCCGGGACCTTCACGTCGACCCAGACCGTCCGCTTTGCGGGCTCCGAGACGACCTCGCCGTCCCGGACGGTCACGATGCCGTCCTTGACGAGCCAGGCGCACCGGGAGAATGCCTTCTCGATCATTGCGGGGTCGGAGGGCATATCTTCGGGGTTGAGGGAGTATACGGCGATATCGGCATCCATGCCGGGGGCAAGCCCGCCGTAGGTGTTGCCGATGCCGAGCGCCTTTGCCGGCCCCGCCCGGGTCATCTGCGCGATCTCATACAGCGTGAGTTCGCGGTCGATGCTGTCGATTGAGGTGGCGTCGATCGTCCGCTCGAGCCACTTGAACGTCTTCATCGTCTCGTCACGTGCGCCCCTG comes from the Methanoculleus marisnigri JR1 genome and includes:
- a CDS encoding molybdenum cofactor synthesis domain-containing protein, translating into MVRQRLASKPLAEVREVMRSAFPTPGRTVTLPVADTAGRMTAKPVYSLLTVPEADIAARDGFAVESRETAGASAANPVGLENPQRVNTGNAIPAGYDAVVMIEDVAGRDGAWSTRKAVIPGEHLHPRGTEIRQGDQILPAGHRIRPCDIGALLSYGIAAIDVREVRVGLIPTGSELVLAGELPGPGGAVESNTAAAAALLGEAGSTCTRYGIVRDDPALLREAVEKGIRDNDLLLISAGSSAGTRDFTAGVIGDLGEVLVHGIAMKPGEPAIIGRIDGKPAIGLPGYPIAAQTAVRELALPLLVAWGFHPPPAERLRARLDRMVTSDPGYDEFVLLAVSRAGDRYAATPLPRGGGTQMAMVRANAYLHVPRGTSGICEGTEIEVLLTGPGREADEISEPAPKRPVQVRKESLPVKDDT
- a CDS encoding formylmethanofuran dehydrogenase subunit C, which translates into the protein MKTVTLTLTNSPELYIEGQNITPDNFAGRKAAEITALDVWEGKQKSPLGKYFTVEGDGAATAEETKIVLRGDCTRVKRIGQQMTAGEIVIEGNADMYIGGWMKGGKIHVKGDVDSFCGIGMEGGELIVDGNAKSHLGSSPRGEWRGMQGGLIRVAGSVANDTATFINGGTIVIGGDADIHVSTHGEGGTVIIKGNAKGRVGGQMVKGDIYVYGTIENPLPGFSMVGEVEQEVDGETATFVHYIGDLGERHPVSKGKTVYANLYTRT